The DNA region gccggtccaaacctccatccaagaacagcagtgcggcgtgtgactccccggagccggcctccttgtcttctgcatcttcaaggtcttctgccacgTGCAATTCCAGGACATCGCCATTCCGAacaacggagtcgcaagacacgtgcgacctgcaggggccgcagggtttggcgccatcgtccacgtgcagccatgttggtcggcaccgactgtgaatgaccagcaggggtcgtcatcaaccatctcagctgcctgcagttgcgcccacgaaccaacggtggcgtcgatcatcctggaccaggccaagcctcacagactcgacaagtccatgatggacatacaggtaaacaaacgcccgatttattgtttgtttgacagcgggagtacggagagcttcattcatccagacaccgtgaagcggtgtggtctccagattcggactgtcaagcagacaattttgatggcgtcaaggtcccggtctgtcaccatgctagggagttacatggtcaatctgacggtgcaggacacagtctatgagaacttcaagctccttgtgttaccgcacctttgcgcgccaatactccgaggactagattttatggtccacttgaagagtgtaaccctgcagtacggtgggccactccctccgctttcagtgggagacccgcagcctctaaattgcccaacgcgctccacgtgtagtctctcaacgcttaggattaccacaccctcccaattccagaatctcgtgccaggctgcaagcccatcgcaacaaagagcaggcgttacagcgctgaagatcggatcttcattcgatctgaagttcagcggctcctcaaggaagggatcatccaacctagcactagtccttggagagcgcaagtcgtgatggttaagaatgggaacaaaccccggatggtcatagactatagtcagaccattaacagatacacgcagttggatgcgtatcccctcccgcgcatatctgacatggtcaatcagattgcgcagtactgggtattctccaccatcgacttaaaatctgcttaccaccaactccccattcgcccagagaaccgacaatacacggcctttgaggcggatggtcgcctgtaccattttttaagggttccttttagtgtcacgaatggggtctcggtcttccagcgtgctatggaccgaatggtggaccagaacgggctgcgggctaccttcccgtacctggacaatgtcaccatctgcggccatgaccagccggaccacgatgccaaccttcttagattcctacgcactgcatctcgcctgaatctgacctacaacagggagaagtgtgtatttcgcacccgccgcctagctatcctcggatacgtggtggataACGGgttccttggccctgatccagaccgtatgcgtcctctccttgaacttcccctgcccactagcgtcaaagcactgagaagatgcttcggcttcttctcatactacgcacagtgggttcccaattacgcggacaaagcccgtccgctcatcaagtctacctcttttcccctagcaccagaggctcgcttagaacatagaacatagaacatagaacagtacagcacagaacaggcccttcggcccacgatgttgtgccgagctttatctgaaaccaagatcaagctatcccactccctatcatcctggtgtgctccatgtgcctatccaataaccgcttaaatgtttctaaagtgtctgactccactatcactgcaggcagtccattccacaccccaaccactctctgcgtaaagaacctacctctgatatccagaggtattagcctttgcaagaataaaagccgacatcgtgaaagccacgatgcacgctatcgatgagtccatccccttccaggtggagagagatgcatctgatttcgccctggccgccacacttaaccaggcgggcaggcccgtcgcctttttctctcgcaccctccaaggccctgaaattggaCATtcggtggtggaaaaggaggcccaggccattgtggaggccgttcggcattggcgccattacttggcgggcaaacggttcactctgctcacggaccagcggtccgtggcgttcatgttcaataacacgttacggggtaagatcaagaatgataagatcttgaggtggagaatcgaactctccacctacaattatgatatcatgtatcgtccagggaagctcaacgagccctcggatgccctgtcgcgtggaacatgcgctagtatgcaggagaattgattgcaggctctccacaatgacctctgccatccgggggtcactcggctctactacttcataaaagcccggaatctaccctactcggtggaggatgtcagttccataaccagaagctgccgggtatgcgcggaatgcaaaccgcacttctaccaacctgacagggcacaactcgttaaggccactcgtcccttcgaaagactgagtgcggatttaagggcccccttccctcgacagatcggtacgtgtacttcctcaatgtggttgatgacaactcacgattcccttttgtcattccctcttctgatatgaccgctgccacggttatcaaggcattttgtgatcttttcaccctgttcggttacccctgttacatccacagcgataggggctcgtcgttcatgagcgatgacttgaggcaatacctgctctcatatgggattgcctctcgtagaaccacgagctacaacccaaggggtaacggacaggtcggacgagagaatgctacagtctggaaggctgtcttactggcgttgaggtctaaaggtcttccagtctcccattggcaagagttactccctgatgcgctccactccatacgctactcctcatgagagaatgttttcatttcctaggaagtcttcctctgggacctcattaccgtcttggttgacgtactcaggtcctgtcctcctgcggcgacatgttaggacccgcaagtcgaccctttggttgaacaggtccatctcctccacgccaaccctcagtttgCCTACGTGGcgtatcctgacgggcgagaggacacggtctcgattcgagatctggcgccagcagggggcttggaaacccctgtcgctcccacacctactgttagggaccccccaaccattttttcccctcctgacacggcgcgggcagtatcaggaccaccacttaaccctcttagtcccgtgtacagcttgcctgagtccaggagatggtcgccacttcaaggcgtgcccgagttcagcggattgtcaccacctcggggtctaccggaggagtcactggacatcgccttggagagaacgccaccgcgattgcctgaaccggtgtcatcgccggtgttgaggaggtcacaacgacagtgTGGTCCCCCAGACtgcttgaacttatagacaaatggacaattgttctgtgttttgtaccctgccagcctttgttttcaaaggaggggtgaatgtggtgaaccattgttggtacCCACtcggtagtgctgagccatggtctggccagtactatgagtctgtatatatgttactgttgggcttagggttgggctgttctacctgttagtatagttgttatggtacacctcagtcggctccgcctcctgggagaggtataaaggtcactgctctgcctggtgaccctttagtctgggatcgtgtattgtatatggtagctctgttattgttggcaataaaagcctttatttcccgagaccatcacgcctctcgtgtgttatatcgcgcatcaagctGCAAGACTGGAGTTTGGAGAAACCCAGGACAATGCGAGCTTAGTGAAACTAATGATTTGTGAAAACGAGCTGGAATTTAGAGGTGGGAGTGCATTTGTGTGAATCCCAGAGAACACAGGCCCAGGAGAAGCATTTGAACCAACAGAAGACTGAGAAATTCCGAGTCAGAATGCCATATGTGGGAATTCAGAGTCtaaggcgagattctccggcatcccagccgcgtgtttcccaccagcgggaggtggcacgttgtttgctagtggcgggattctctggtcccgccactgtcaatgggaattcccattgatgccaaCCCATGCTGGAGGGAAACTTGAGGACAGGGTTGTACTTCCGCctggaccagagaatctcgccggCGTAAATGGCCAGAGGATTCAGACCGAAATTTCAAACATTATGAGTTGAAACCTGTCCTGAGAGGAACATTGATTTAATGGCGTGTTGTGATTCACAATGGTCACTGATATTTGGGTGGGTTGCTGACAAATCCATGGAATCTATCTTGGTCATATCTGCCATGTGAAGTGCAGTGTGGTGCGCTTGGCCACCACTTCCCTGCTAATGCGCATGTATCTCGTGTTAAAACTGAATATTGGATTATAAGTTAGATATTGTAGATTGTTTGACCTTGCTGACTTTACAGAGTGAATTTTACAGATTCTGATCGAAACCGTTGTTTATTCTCCGAGCAGGTAACTGACATTTCAAACTTTTGTCTCCTCCAAGGACAACGTTACtggtcaaagaaagaacaaagaacaatacagcacaggaacgggcccttcagccctccaagcctgcaccgctccctggtccaaactagacattcttttgcatccctccattgccactccgttcatgtggctatctagataatccttaaatgttcccagtgtgtccgcctccaccaccttgcccggcagcgcattccaggcccccaccaccctctgtgtaaaatacgtccttctgatatccgtgttaaacgtcACCCCCCTCacgttgaacctatgacccctcgtgaacgttaccaccgacctgggaaaaagcttcccaccgttcaccctatctatgcctttcataattttatacacctctattaggtcacccctcatcctctgtctttccagtgagaacaaccccagtttacccaacctctcctcataactaagcccttccataccgggcaacatcctggtatacctcctctgcactctctctaaagcctccacgtccttctgggagtggggcgaccagaactgggcgcagtattccaaatgcggccgaaccaacgttctatataactgcaacatcagaccccaacttttatactctatgccccgtcctataaaggcaagcatgccatatgccttcttcactaccttctccacctgtgacgtcaccttcaaggaccagtggacttgcacacccaggtcccactgcgtaactacaccctttatggttctgccatttatcgtatagctcccccctacgttagttctaccaaaatgcatcacttcgcatttatctggattgaacaccatctgccaattctttgcccaagtttccagcctatctatatccttctgtagcctcttccCCCTTGCTGTCTGTTGCTGCCTCCACGTTGATCCTGAGAAAATCGGGTCTGGAGTTCTTTCATGGACAGACACGGCACAAATAAGAAGCAACTGATCTGCACACAGCCAGTACCGAGCGGGAGAGTCAGGTCAGTGCCTGTCCTATTCGAAATACAGTGAGTAACAGAATACTgataggcctggatagagtggacgtggagcagATGTTTCCATTAGGAGGAGAGACTCGGATCTGAGAGCACAGccacagagtaaagggacgacactccagaactgagatgaggaggaatttcttcaaacagagggtggtgaatctgtggaactcattgccacagaaggttgtggaggccgggtcattgagtgcatttaagatggagattgaAAGTTTATTGATTGGTCAGGGGACCAAGCTTACGGGAGATGAGGGTTGAGAAGcttttcagccatgattgaatggcgaagcagactcgatgggccgaatggtctaattctgctccttgtgGTGTATGGTCTAAAAGGCCATTGGATTGGGAGGAATACCAAGAGAACATAATTCTCAAAAGCATCCTGATGGTGTACAGACCCTGTGACGAGATACAACCTAAAATCCAGGGGAATAGTGAACCCGCGACTCTCCAAATTAGTGTTACTGGTGATGAAATTATCCCCTGATCTGAAAATCATTTCATGAATGTTGTTTGCTGGATTGTCTGTGTCCCCGCTGGCAGCTGTTAGGTAACTTCACCGAGCCATTGGAGGATTGGTTCAGGTATAAATCTGtgtgctgcttccaatgcatGACGCACAGCGCCAGTTGGAGGCTCGCTCTCGGGAAGTTTCAATAATCTCCGTGTAAAATGGGAACATCCAAATCTGTCGACATCACTGTGATTGGTTATCCAATTCTTGTCATTATCAGTATCCCTggtgagtaacaggaaacaactATTTATTTTAGAAAGCCCTGGTTTCGATGTGTTGTCTTTTTCTTCCCCCTTGCTGTCTGTTGCTGCCTCCATGTTGACCATTGCTGCTCCAGTTTCTGGTGACAGTTCTGGCAAGAATAGAAACTTATTTTTCATTATTTGCATGGATCTGCGGATCTGAGAGAGAATATTAACAGGTTGTTGTGATTCACAAAGGACACTGACATTTGGGTGGGTTgaggagaaatccatggaatctgtcttggtcgcatctgccatttaatgtgcagtgtggtgagtttgaccacagtttgcctgttaactcACATGTACCTCATGTTAATTATGTTAATGTggtggtggcactgtggcacagtgcttatcaggaccctggttcgattcccggcttgagtcactctctttgtgggtctgcacattctccgtcgtgcctgcatgggtttcctccggatgctctggttttttcccacagtccaaaagacatattGGTCAGGGTGCATTCGCCGTGCTAagtttccctcagtgtaactgaacaggcagcAAATGGGGGAGTAATTGTTTTTTCAATTTTCTCACAGCCAACCTGATGGCGATTGTGGTCCTGTCCCGGGGAAGATGCGGCCTCTCCAAAGGGATCACCTGTTATATGATCACCATGGCGATAGCCGATCTCCTGGTCTGCATTTTTAACGTCACCCTGGAAGGCATCTTTCGCTCTCATTTCCCGTATTCATTCTTGATGTACACCAGTGTGTGCAGTTTCATCACTTTCATAGAAGTGTCCAGCGTCCAATTGTCCGTCTGGTCCACAACATTATTTACTCTTGACCGTTTTGTAGCCATTTCTTGTCCAAAACTAAAATTAAAATACTGCACCAGGAAAACTGCCACTGTGATTCTCGCGGCCGTGAGTGTACTCAGTTTTGTCATGAATATTCCGGTCTATTTCCGTTATGAGCCCTACTCTGTTGTTGCCAATGTGCAGTGGGGCTGCCGCACAGTGAAAGGATACGTTTCTTCGCCAGCATGGATAGCTTACAAGTGGGTCGCCAGCCTCTCAGTCCCATTATTGCCATTCCCCTTGTTGCTGCTGTTGAATTCTCTCACTGTCCGGCACATCTTGGTGGCCAGTAGGTCTCGCAGGGCCTTGAAGGCTCACGGCCCTGGGGAGGCCAGCAGCGACCCCGTGTTGAAGAGCAGAACAACGACTATCGTCCTGCTCTTTGCTGTCTCCGGGAGCTTTATGATTCTGTGGACACCAATCGTAATGCTTGACCTCTTGTTCGACTTCACTGAGATACGTAGCTTGGAAGGTGATAGTTGGCTTCATCTGACAATGAGAATCACACTCCTGATGATGTATTGCAGCACCTGTACGaacacatgcatttatatattgaCCCAGAGGAGGTTCCGGGCAGAGATTCTGAACATGGTGAAATACCCAGTGATTCTCCTGTTCACATTCCTCAAGTAATTTTGGAATAATGAaatgcctggatagagtggacgtggggaagatatttccgttagtcggagagactgagatccgagggcacagcctcacagTAAAGGGGCGACCCTTTAGAATCGAGATGAGAAGGAATCTGTGGAAcccattgccacagagggttgtggaggcttgGTCATTAAGTGTTTTTAATACAGAaatagaaaggttcttgattggtaaggggatcaaaggttacggggagtagacgagagaatggggttgagaaacatatcagccatgatcgaatggcagagaagATTCGAGGCCGcacggcctaatcctgctccttgaTGTTATGGTCTGAAGTATTGGAAGGTCGAGATGATGGAGTTGGGGAACTAGTTGTTGTTTGATACCTCAATTGGACCTCACCAAGTGACCAGTAGATCGAGGCAAGTCTCGCTGCTCACGGCTTCTCAATCTTTAACAAAATCAAGGTTTTTTTTTCGCTGAAGGAGTTTGGACTAATATTGTTGTCCTGGGCACATGtggtaaccattgaccagaaactcaactgctcTCACCAAGcaaacacagtggttacaagagcaggttagaggctcggaatactgtgGGGAGAAACTTACCCCCTAACTTCCCAaatcctatccatcatctacaaggccgaggtcaggagtgtgatggaatattccccgctTGCCTGTGGCTCCAAAAACTCTCAAgacgcttgacaccattcaggccaaatcagcccgcttgattggcaccatatctaaaagcattcactccctccaccaccgacgctcagtagcagaagTGTTTACcattacaagatgcattgcagcaattcaccaaagatccttcgacagctcctaccaaatccacgaccacttccagtTGGAAAGACAgcggcagcaggtacatgggaacaccaccacctgcaagttgccctccaagccactcagcatcctgacaaggaaatatatcgccgtgccttcactgtcgctgggtcaaaatcatggaattccttccctcatggcattgtgggtcaacccacagcacgtggactgcagcgtttcaagcaggcggctcaccaccaccttctctaggtcaaaatagggatggacaataaatgctggcccagccagtgacacccatttttaaaaattcatctgtgggacatccATGCATGGGCCTTGATAAATTCTCCGGAGTGCGGCCAatggcggattttcacagtaacttcaattcaGTGtcaatataagtctacttgtgaaacAATAAATAAACTACGAAATAGTTTGACCGAATAAAATACGCATATTCGATCAGAGTTAACGTGGATGTTTTGTTTGGAACCGAATCGCAAGGTTttcctggaaggagaaatgtgtcCGTGTGAGAAAGCAGCAATCCAGCCTCTTCAGGTGTTTCACAACTGCTGGGGGGGACCCGATGTTAATTTTAACTTTCGGCTGTGTCGGTGAGCTGGCCTCCAAATCCAATTACCTTCCCCATCAACAGAGAGGAAAATCAGTCACCGTGGGTGGCCAATTTCATATCCGGTGCTCAGCTTTCCCTCGAGTTGaagtgaacccatgtccccaatgCTGAAGTCTTCTACATTGACTTGAACATACTGTCAGTCTGACTCCTGATATTAGCCACTTAGCTCAGATGGCTGGCCGGCTGGttggtgatgcagagcaatgcgaACAGCACGGGTTAATTTCCcgcaccggctgaggttatccatgaagacCCCGCCTTACCCCTCACTTGCAGTgcagtgaccctcaggttaaatcaccaccagtctccTCTACCACTGAAACGGATTAGCTGCCTTTGAtcatctgggattatggtgaCGTTACattatagtgtggcacccagggatgcacacaatactccagctgtggtctaacgttTGTCTGGGAGAACAGAAGAGATTTTGACTGAAGATTTTCTCTTAAAGACAGCACCGGCGGAagagcagcaccccctcagtgctggAATGGAGTGCCAGCCTTCATcattgacttcaagtcaatgagtcgatatgactctatgactctaagtcttgGCCTGGGACTGGAACCCACCACATTCTGACCAGGAGCTGAGGGGATTTGCTCTGCCAGCGTGTAGTTTTAAATTTGGTAAATTAGTGGCACGTTTAGGAGTGAGAGATTAGGAGAAACTTCAGGAAGAATATTcgggggctaaggaaattcagcatatcgactctcactaacttttacagagacatgatagaaagcattctcctgattgtttcacagcttggtctggctcctgctctgtccaagaccgcaagaaactataaacggtcatgaatgtagcccggtccataaggcaaaccagcctcccatcgattgactctgtctacacgcatccccccccccccccccgccccccgccgcctCGTAatagcagacagcataattaagaaccccacacaccccggacattctctcttccatcttcttccatcgtgaaaaagatacaaatgtctgaggtcacgatccaactgattcaagaattgcttcttccttgctgccattcgCTTTTTTTTGATTGGACCGACCATATATGAAGTTCATCTTTCTTGACAACCTAGCTGTATGCCTTTAACAAtactctctgcaccctctcctttccttctccgctatgtaTGTACTTTATGTATGCGATGCTTtacctgtatagcgcacaagaatcgatacttttcactgggtgggatattccgaCTTTTgtctgccccaaaactggaaacatcctacccaagatcaacggatctcatagagtcatagagccaaaGTCATAgcggttcacagcatggaaacaggcccttcggcccaaattgtccatgccacccttttttttcaaaccccaAGCTCGTAccagttgcctgcatttagcccatatctctccatacccatcttacccatgtaactgtctaaacactttttaaaagacaaaattgtacccgtccctattactccctctggcagcttcttccagacactcaccaccctctgtgtgaaaaaaaaatgccccctggacattttagtatctctcccctctcaccttaaacctatgccctctcgttttagactcccctacctttgggaaaatatattgactttctagctgatctatgcccctcattgttttatagacctcgatacgatcacccctcctcctccgctccagagaaaaaaagtcccagtctatccagcctctccttataactcaaaccatcaagtcccggtagcattctcgtaaatcttttctgcattatttctagtttaataatatcctttctataatagagtgaccagaactgtacacagtattccaagtgtggcctttccaatgttttgtacaacttcaacagacatcccaactcctgtatgcaatgttctgaccgatgaaaccaagcatgccgaatgcctttttcaccaccctgtccaactgtgactccactttcaaggagctatgaacctgtaccccttgatctctttgttctgtaactctccccaacaccctagcaTTAACGGAGGATCTTTCCATGTCatgcctctcgcccgctccgattcccttgaCGGGCGGGCTGGTAAAATATAAAGCAGGTAAAAAATAAAGCTGGCAGGGGGAAGAGCTGGTGTCTCCCTCTTCAGACTTGAGAGGTGACAGTTAACACCCTTTTCCCTTTTGCAcaatcttttatacctgtgatgaccgaTCAATTTTGCCACAATTGGATTGGTCTGATTTTTccaacatcatcaaattcaaattttataggttcttggtagctgtGCGCCTGCTTTTAATTATTTGGGCAAAATTCAAAGgttcaaatgcctgaagcctgttaccaaggtcACCCTGCTTTCTGGCCTCAgaaacaaatgtttcagcttggattCAGTACATACTTTGcattttaggggtggcacagtggttagcagtgctgcctcacagctccagggacttgggttcaattcccggcttgggtcactgtctgtgtggaatttacacattctccctgtgtctacatgggtttcttcagggtggtccggtttcctcccacagtccaaatatgtgcgggttaggttgattggccatgctgaattgccccttagtgtctcgggctGTATGTGTtagagggattatcagggtaaatatgtgaggttgcgggtagagggcctgggtgggattgttctcggtgtagactcgatgggccgaatggcctccttctgcactgtagggtttctatgtttccatgatttTAAACCTGCAAGAACTGAAACCAAAACCAGCTGTTCACGGGACCACATGATGTTTTTTCCTCTCAAGCATTCTTACATTCTTTAGATCTTTACAAATACAACTTCACAGCACTTTCTGAAATAACAATATTATTCAGTCGGCTGCAACCACTGCACTGGGAGATTTGCAATAATGTATTAAGACTCACTCTGTTGAATCTGTCACCACAGAAACCAATTGAAAGAAACGGATAACAATGGCCTGAATTGTTCACCTGTTGGGCAGTCAATGGGCCCAGAAGTGACGACGAAGCCAACAAGTGTGAAACTGGCTCTGTGTGAGGCTGATTGCTGCCGTGGAGGGCAGGGAGGGGCGAGGTGCTGAGGAAAGGGAGGGTGCGGAATGGCCTTTCCAGAGAGCTCCCTGTTGcaaagttagaatttggtgttggtgaaattggaaacaaattgtaaaatgctcgggggaaaagcattgcatggtcccgaTAAAAGGTGGCACTTTATCTGGACTTAATGATTTTCAAAAATgtaagtacacagagagcccaaagtgaaacatttgtatcgaaaggccaaacagcagtgttaccaaAACAACAGGCTCTTGAATTTTGccgatcaatttgaatcaggcacttagatacaaGAACATAttgaatttaaatctgatggttttgacaacctaggaccaatcctattgtgagaaatattgatatgtcatcacgggtataaaagaaggggcagtgggacaaagaagAGACAGCAACTGCCAACTGCCAGCGTTAACAACTCTCTGCtcagctctctctttctctccctttctcggtggttctctctcgctgtctcgctcttgtgacagagatagggatagagagagagagagagaatcactggctCTTATAGCTTCATCGATGTCTTAGACAAAGCAACATTGAAAGAGCAAAGGTACCAAGGAAGAAAGAATttgcagacagaagaatcaacagagaaggcccagaatattccagaaaatGCCAAACCTGGTGGTAATTTTGAGAGTGTcgaaattctattttgttaatgagttggaattgtatttatctgaacccCTAACCATTAGAACCTTGTTTATCTGGTAacagttaatagtttagttaatttgttcactattagttcgataaataaattgttacgtgttgattttacagagagtgTCATGGATTTATTTTGATTCAATCAcgagaagttgctgaagagcaggtcacaccaattcacacacactttttacagattatagggtgaggtactcctctgTGGGTGTTTCTGTggagttctcagaggggggatctacctctgctttataacatcCCTCAGGGCGACAGACACAGCAGAGCTTTCTCAGGGAGCCTCGGACCCATTGAAATAAATAGCAACTGAAAAAATATGTCCGGGCAGCGTGTGTGATGACAGTGTAATATTCCTATACATGTATACATATCTATTGTTTTTATATGTTATTTAAAAGTTCAGTTCCTTACTGCAGGTAGTCTTGAGTGaacacagctcag from Mustelus asterias chromosome 8, sMusAst1.hap1.1, whole genome shotgun sequence includes:
- the LOC144497651 gene encoding putative G-protein coupled receptor 139, producing the protein MGTSKSVDITVIGYPILVIISIPANLMAIVVLSRGRCGLSKGITCYMITMAIADLLVCIFNVTLEGIFRSHFPYSFLMYTSVCSFITFIEVSSVQLSVWSTTLFTLDRFVAISCPKLKLKYCTRKTATVILAAVSVLSFVMNIPVYFRYEPYSVVANVQWGCRTVKGYVSSPAWIAYKWVASLSVPLLPFPLLLLLNSLTVRHILVASRSRRALKAHGPGEASSDPVLKSRTTTIVLLFAVSGSFMILWTPIVMLDLLFDFTEIRSLEGDSWLHLTMRITLLMMYCSTCTNTCIYILTQRRFRAEILNMVKYPVILLFTFLK